The stretch of DNA CAGGACAAATCGTTACGGCTCGTCGTTTGCGCGATGAGAACTCTCTCCTCAAGCGTCGCGACCTCCGTCCCGTGCAAGTTCGTGATGCCGTACCTGCTACTTCAACTCAGATTTTGCAAGGTATCACCCGTGCGGCTCTACAAACGAAGAGTTTCATGAGTGCCGCATCGTTCCAGGAAACCACCAAGGTACTCAACGAAGCCGCCATCCGTGGAAAGGTAGACCGCCTCGAAGGAATGAAAGAAAACGTTATTTGCGGACACCTCGTACCTGCCGGAACGGGGCTTCGTCAATGGGACCGCATCATCGTCGGCTCAAAAGAAGAGTACGACCGTATGCAGGCTAACCGCAAGAACGTGATCGATTATTCCGAGAAAGAAGCAACAGCGCAAGAGTAAACCTGCGGTATCCATCATTCAATTCCGCCTTTCAAGGCGCGTATGATCAAAAGAAGGCCATCGGCAATATTGCCGATGGCCTTCTTTTGATCATACCACTCTTGCAGACAGTTGAAGAAGGGTTAGCGGATTTCGTTAAGTGGCTTCATCACGAATTCGCGTTCGTGCATCAACGGGTGTGGAATTTTCAGGTCAGGCTCATCGATACACAGGTCGTCATAAAGAAGAATGTCGATGTCGATAGGTCGGTCGTGATACGAACCGTCTGTGCTTTTTTGGCGACGCCCCAGCAAGAGCTCTATCTTTTGTGTGACGCAGAGCACCTGTCGGGGCGTAAGTGTTGTGCTGCAACATACGGCAGCGTTGAGAAAAGGATGTGGGGAGGAAAATCCCCAGGGAGCAGTTTCGTGGTAGGAAGACTGCCGTTCGACGGGGCCGACGAGTTTTGCGAGCCACTCAATGGCCCGACCGAGAGTTTGTTCGCGGTTTCCCAGGTTGGCCCCCAAGCTGAAATAGACGCGGTGGAGCATCAATCGTCGAGGATGAGCAGAGCGTCGCCGAAGCAACCGAATCGATAACCGTTCTCCACAGCCTGCCGATAAGCCTCCATCACGAGGTCATAGCCGCCGAAAGCAGCAGTAGCCATGAGCAAGGTGGAGAAGGGATGATAGAAGTTAGCAATCATCGTGTCGGCCAATCCAAAGTCGTAGGGAGGGAAGATAAATCGATTGGTCCATCCGTTATATTCTTTGAGCATATTGTCGGTGCCCACAGCCGTTTCGGTAGCTTTCAAGACACTTGTACCGACGGCGCAGATGTGCCGACCATTAGCCTTAGCACGATTAACGATGGAACAGGCATCAGCATCGATACGCATCGCTTCGGAGTCCACTTTGTGCTTGGTAAGGTCTTCCACTTCAATGTCATGGAAGTTGCCCAGTCCGCAATGCAGCGTAATGAAAGCAGCTTCGATGCCTTTGATTTCCAATCGTTTCATGAGTTCTCGACTGAAGTGCAGTCCCGTAGCGGGGGCTGTAACGGCTCCTTCCCGCTGGGCGTAGATCGTTTGGAAGTCCTCCATATCTTCTTCAGTGCCATGGTGATTGTTGCGCGCATCGATGATATAGCGTGGCAGAGGCGACTCGCCCAGGGCGAAAAGCGAGCGTTTAAACTCGTCGTGCGGGCAATCATAGAGGAAGCGAAGGGTGCGTCCGCGACTGGTTGTATTGTCGATCACCTCGGCCACCATCGTACTACTGTCGTCGAAGAAGAGCTTATTGCCGATTCTAATCTTCCTGGCCGGCTCCACCAATACATCCCAAAGACGCATCTCTTCGTTGAGTTCGCGCAGGAGGAAGACCTCAATCTTCGAGTCAGTCTTCTCTTTCATGCCGTAGAGTCGGGCGGGGAACACCTTCGTGTCATTGAAGATAAAGGTATCACCTTCGCTAAAATAGTTGATGACATCACGAAACTGTATGAACTCTCCCTGGATGGGTTTTCCTTTTTTATCCTTTCTAAAGAGGTCGATCTTACCGCTTTTTCTGTGCAATACCATCAAGCGGCACTCGTCGCGACGGGTCATGCGCAGAGTTTCTTTCTTCCCTTTCTCATTTTCTACCTCGTGATAGATGCTGTGTGGGTATAGGGCGATTTGCTCTTCGGGCAGTTCGAACTTGAATTGTGAGAGTTTCATATCTTTAATGTGTTTTGAGGGGTGAGTGTTCTATGGGTTGAGCATCGAGCCATTCCTGAAAGGCATCGAGAGAGATACAGTGGTCCACGCCTATCTCTCCCACTCGTGTGCGGCGCAAGGCGGTGAGATAGGCACCGCTATGGAGAGCCTTTCCCACATCGCGTGCCAAGGCTCGAATATAGGTACCCTTACCGCAGACGATGCGAAGAGAGAGCAGCATGCTATCGGCATCGAAGTCGAGAATTTCTATTTCGTCTATTTGCAGCGTCTTGGCGGCGAGTTCCACGTCTTTTCCTTTTCGTTTTAGGTCGTAGGCCCGGTTGCCGTTCACTTTACAAGCACTGTAGGAAGGCGGCACCTGTTGTATCTCGCCAATAAAATTTTTCAGCACTTCGGCGATAGCCTCGCGGGTAATGTGTGCCGTTTCGAAGGTAGCATCAACGGGATGTTCCAGGTCATAGCTCGGCGTGGTAGCCCCCAGTTGCAGTGTTGCTACATACTCCTTGGTGTGCGCCTGCAGTTCGGCAATGCGTTTGGTCGCCTTTCCCGTGCACAGAATGAGCACGCCTGTAGCCAGCGGATCGAGTGTCCCGGCGTGCCCGATTTTCACCCGTTTCACGCCCAGTTTGCGCGAAAGGAGATAACGCACCCGAGCCAAGGCACCGAAACTGGTCATCTCGTAGGGCTTGTCGATAGCAATAATTTCTCCTGCGTTGAAGTCCATCAGTCGATCATGGTAAGCGTATGACCCGAGAGAAGCCACGCGATGATGGCCCCTCCGACGATAATGCGGTAGACGCCAAAGGCGCGGAAACCATATTTTGTGAGGTAAGCAATGAATCCCTTGATGGCCAGCAACGCCACCAAAAAGGCCACTCCGCAGCCCAGGAGCAACGTGCCGGCATGTGAAGCCAGAATGCTATAGTCGCCGTTTTCGTGCATTTGCAGAAACAACTTAAGCAGTTCCAAGCACGTTGCGGCAAACATTGTAGGAACAGCCAGGAAGAACGAAAACTCGGCCGCATCCTTACGGGTAAGCTTTTGGGCCATTCCGCCCACGATGGTTGCCATCGAACGCGACACGCCGGGTATCATCGCCAGGCACTGAAACAGGCCGATGGCAAAGGCGCGGCGCGTAGTCAGTCGAGCACTTGCCGACCCCTGGCCGAACAGCCCATCGCAGAACAGCATAAAAACACCGCCTACCACCAACATCACCGCCACCACCATGACGTTGCCCAGAAGTACATCGATATATTTGTTGCAGAGCCCGCCAATCACCACCGCCGGGATAAAAGCCACCAGCAGCTTATGATAAAAATTCCATTTGTGCAACAGTTGTTGTACGGGCGTGCTGCCTTCGGGTGCCGGAGAAGTATCCAACCGGAAGAAACGCTGCCAATAAAGCACCACCACCGCTAAGATAGCACCAAACTGAATGATCACATCGAACGCCTTGACAAAGGCGTCGCTCTCGATGCCCAACAAGGCTTGAGCGATGATCATGTGTCCTGTAGACGACACGGGGAGGAACTCTGTCAGTCCCTCCACCACTGCAATGATAATGGTTTGAAGAATGTCCATGCGCCGTTAGTCTTCCGTCTCGTTGTCTTTAGGTTTGCGGATAACGGCATAGATGATGGAGACGAAGCCCACCAAGCAGACCATCGGAGCCACCGTGATGCGCTTGAAGCTGAAGATGTCGGGGTTGAATGCCGCATCGGTAGAGCCTGCTCCACCCATCAAAATGAAGCCCAAGACGATGATGAGCACGCCTATGGCCAACAAGATAAAGTTTGTTTTGTCGAAAGCGAAATTTCTTTTATCCATTTCTTATTACGTTGATGTTGTACGAAAACCGTTTTCCGGCCGTTCTCCCGCAGACTTGTTCCCTTTACAGAGAGGCCTTTTCTGAGACGAGAAGCGTAGGAGTCTTGCCCCTTGATGACGCTTTATTAGATAGAGAGGCTCATCTCATGCAGCAACGATGCAGCCGATCTGTCAGATTTTATACAGCTCGCCCGCCTTCATCCGCAAGAATTTGTTTACCGAGATGCCGGCGCAGAGAGCGGTGATGAGTACGCCAAAGAGCAGAATAGAGCCGCCGGTCACTGCCAAAACGTCCCACGTAACGACGTTGAACAAGCCCTCTTCGTAGCGCGACAGGGCATAGATGCAACTGCCCAAGATGCCGATAGCCAGCAAGGCGGCCACCACACCGATGCCCACGGCCTGCATGACGAATGGCCTACGGATGAATCCCCACGACGCTCCCACCAGTTTCATGGTGTGGATAGAGAACCTGCGGGCGTAGATGCTGAGCCGAACCGTGTTGTTGATGAGTGAGAACG from Prevotella sp. oral taxon 475 encodes:
- the folK gene encoding 2-amino-4-hydroxy-6-hydroxymethyldihydropteridine diphosphokinase, which produces MLHRVYFSLGANLGNREQTLGRAIEWLAKLVGPVERQSSYHETAPWGFSSPHPFLNAAVCCSTTLTPRQVLCVTQKIELLLGRRQKSTDGSYHDRPIDIDILLYDDLCIDEPDLKIPHPLMHEREFVMKPLNEIR
- the truB gene encoding tRNA pseudouridine(55) synthase TruB is translated as MDFNAGEIIAIDKPYEMTSFGALARVRYLLSRKLGVKRVKIGHAGTLDPLATGVLILCTGKATKRIAELQAHTKEYVATLQLGATTPSYDLEHPVDATFETAHITREAIAEVLKNFIGEIQQVPPSYSACKVNGNRAYDLKRKGKDVELAAKTLQIDEIEILDFDADSMLLSLRIVCGKGTYIRALARDVGKALHSGAYLTALRRTRVGEIGVDHCISLDAFQEWLDAQPIEHSPLKTH
- a CDS encoding undecaprenyl-diphosphate phosphatase — translated: MDILQTIIIAVVEGLTEFLPVSSTGHMIIAQALLGIESDAFVKAFDVIIQFGAILAVVVLYWQRFFRLDTSPAPEGSTPVQQLLHKWNFYHKLLVAFIPAVVIGGLCNKYIDVLLGNVMVVAVMLVVGGVFMLFCDGLFGQGSASARLTTRRAFAIGLFQCLAMIPGVSRSMATIVGGMAQKLTRKDAAEFSFFLAVPTMFAATCLELLKLFLQMHENGDYSILASHAGTLLLGCGVAFLVALLAIKGFIAYLTKYGFRAFGVYRIIVGGAIIAWLLSGHTLTMID
- a CDS encoding DUF3098 domain-containing protein, with the protein product MDKRNFAFDKTNFILLAIGVLIIVLGFILMGGAGSTDAAFNPDIFSFKRITVAPMVCLVGFVSIIYAVIRKPKDNETED
- the queA gene encoding tRNA preQ1(34) S-adenosylmethionine ribosyltransferase-isomerase QueA; this encodes MKLSQFKFELPEEQIALYPHSIYHEVENEKGKKETLRMTRRDECRLMVLHRKSGKIDLFRKDKKGKPIQGEFIQFRDVINYFSEGDTFIFNDTKVFPARLYGMKEKTDSKIEVFLLRELNEEMRLWDVLVEPARKIRIGNKLFFDDSSTMVAEVIDNTTSRGRTLRFLYDCPHDEFKRSLFALGESPLPRYIIDARNNHHGTEEDMEDFQTIYAQREGAVTAPATGLHFSRELMKRLEIKGIEAAFITLHCGLGNFHDIEVEDLTKHKVDSEAMRIDADACSIVNRAKANGRHICAVGTSVLKATETAVGTDNMLKEYNGWTNRFIFPPYDFGLADTMIANFYHPFSTLLMATAAFGGYDLVMEAYRQAVENGYRFGCFGDALLILDD